acttttccttgacatgtaaacaattgAAATGTTAGCATcactttttgatgaaatcagtcacCCGCTTGTTAAACTCCTCGGAATACTTTAAGTGAATGTTGTGCTTCCCGTCGATGAACACATGCATTCTGAAAGTAAACAATTGGAACATCTAAATAAACAGGCACAGGGCGACCGACGAACGCAATGAAGCTTACTCGGTATCCGTAAGGGTATTCATCAGATGCGGTACGTGCTGAGGAATAACCATTGGATCCTGTGCCCCGTGAAGAATGAATGTAGGCGCTTGAACCCTATCCAGTATTGCTTGACAAATATCTCCACCGCGCGTCCGATACATTTCCAACATTGCGTCCACCCAGGCGGACCAGAGACTTTGGAAGCCTTCTTTGCCGTAAATCGCCTCCATCGGCTCCCGCATACGAGCGGACCATTTGCTAACGTCACGAATATCTGAAAGAGAAGCAAAAAAAAGAATCACACATCGAAAACTTTCTCCGCAGTACGCAATTTACAGACTTTCGTAGATTTTGGCTTCCGTCGGGCTGATGTACGAATTGGAACCCCAAACCACGAGTTTCTCGATTTGCTCGGGTTTACACCCAGCCATTATTAATCCGGTAATTCCACCGTCACTCCAGCCGACGaccgaaaatttttggaaaccgAGTTGTTCCATTAAACTGCAAGCGGCATCGGCATCGCGCGCGAAAAAATCCAACCCGAACTGCCTCTCCGGTGGACGTGATTTACCGTAACCGGGTGGATCCCACGCTATTATGGTGTAATTCGGCAGCAGGCTCGGGAACTGCTCGATCTGTGGCTTGAAATCCGTCCAGGCTGTGCCCAAAGCACCCGGCATTAAAATTAATCCCTTCTCACCGGAACCGGCTTCGACGTAGTTGATTCGATAGGGACCGATTTCCAGCTGCTTTTCCATGGCACTAGCCGTTGTGATCGTGTTAATTTGACGGATGGACCGGGCCGGACAGCGACCACTATCggtgattcgtctcaaaacgctGCCGAGCAAAATAAATCGCATTTCACAGTAATTGGTTTGTGGATGAGTTTTGTACGGGAGCTATTGCAATGGTTTGTTTATTGTGTACTGTTATGTAACAggcattgaaaaacaaaattgaaaacattATTCCGCTAACAAAATTTAAGAATCCAAGACGTAGCGGATGATTCAGCTGTTTtgtatgatgttttttttttaatttttgggcgTCACATTTTTTTCCCGAGACCAAAACCTTTCTGGTGGCGAAAAAATGGCTGCTTCGAACAGAGATGccatgtaaaaatttcaaatatatttagCCAGAGTTGAAAAAGTCTGTGAACTAAAAACAAGTTTCTATAATGTATTGCACATGGAATCGTCTTCGGGAGCAAAAGGAAATAGGGGGCGGTGCTTTTAAATGTATGTAAATTTTACGTCTGCAGTTTGTCTACGAAATTTgtaaatttattgaataatcTGTCGACCCGGCATCTTTGTCTGTGAGCGAAAAGCTCATGCGTTTGAAAAAACACACCGTTGAATGCACTCTAATGGCGttttaacaaaaatataaatCAAACAATATAAACTCAGTCGTTGAAGACTTGGTAGCGCTATCATTTAGGATTTGGTAGCAGTGACGAGATAAATGTTTTGTTATTAATGGAAAAATCAAGAATCTGTTTTTCAAAGGAGGGCGAAACTAACATTGACAGTTAATGGAaaaaatatcgatgaatgtttcgactttggttccAATTCAGAGCAATTTCTGATATGTCGATGAACTGTTGGAAGTCACTTTTCCTCTTTTCTTCTATATCCACTTAATAAATCCACATACAAAAAGTTTCGCCCTCTTACGATTCGTTTACTTGTATGCTTGCTGTGTGAATAATGAAGTTACGCCCACGCGCATTTTTCATGATATTGGCTGGTTTCCGATTAAGATTCAACTTGAATGAACAAACGAACTCTACTTTCAGGCAAAACATATAAAGAATATCTTAATATTTTCGTATGGTTTTtcgccacaagaatatcgtatgcgaatcataaggccgccttatgaagtcacgaaaattggaatttcaataaaaagacatgaaattcatacgaaattATTAGGAACGTTGTGCAAAATTTctataacttctctcatatactgtggaattcataagttgttcgtatgaaaattATAATTGTGATAGATGAAATGTAAATTGAAGAGTCATAAAAATTATAATATAGGTAtgtttttcatattaatcttttgaaatggagattttggtgatttttgatggCAACCTTATAATTGACATTCCTCAGTGAGTTATGCAATgtaattcaattttcaaaaatatgtttaGTTATCAGTACATTGCTTGAATTGTGGAAAACCCCCTAGAAAATGAAAGAAGCAGACAAAATTTTACTTATAAAACTTGTACAAACTTTATCAGCGGGATCAAGAAATGTGCTGATTTTTTTCGCGTCGGAAAAAATGCTCTGTCCTTTAAGAAATGAGCCGTATTACATTTAAACTGTAAATTTAGTTTATCATTAGATTAGATATTAGataaattgaatcaattttttgCCGGTAATACTTTCATATTGACAATTGTCTCATGTAAACGTCGCAGATTCTTTAATTGTCAGAATTCAAAGACAATTCActtcaaactaaaaaaaaaatgagtaatgTGATTGTATTACAGTACAAACATTCTATGAGTCCTTCCCCGAGCTTAAAATTTTATTACGATAGCTTTTTTGACCAGTGTGCTGCAATGATCTTGAGTGATCTAATATCACATCACTTCGGTTCAAATCAATGTTCGTTTCATTACGCCCCGGGTTGggtgttcaatgcatagggcactggtcttacaaaccagttgtcgtatgttcgagccccggcctggaatgattcgtagtgtcagtagaatcgtagcaccagccatgcaatggttctgtacactctgaatcgactgtgaagtctgttgaaacagaaggtcaaatttcactacaggaatgtattaccaaggctttgcttttttttcattacaaatttatatttgaaaattttttatgtCCATAAcctgaaacaattttttagtaAATTGCTAATAAAACCGATGATTTGCAGGAATGAAATGTTCTTTTGTGAGAAACGAGCTTGAACGAGTAATTAATTTTGAAACAGTGCACAAACCAGTACTTAATTTTCTTAAAAAACATCATATTTCCAAATTTCAGCAACTTTTACAAGTCGTATTGCAATGTTTTACTTCGCAGAGTTGTTTAGCAGTCTACTCGATTAATGTAAGATGACAATGAATGTTAGACAATCACCAAAAAATCCATCATATCCAAAACTTTCTATCCATTCTTATAATTTCGATATTCATTTGAGGGATCTGACAACCATTTACaaatcaaatatatttttatctatatttatCAACATTGCCTATATATTTTTGGTGCTGTATAGTAAAATCCATGAAAATCATTTTAATCGCGTCACAATAGTCGACAGAGGAAGTgagcaaagagaaactctcacttGCATATACGGTCAATTGAAAAATAACCGAGGAAGGACAAAAATTCTACCAAGGCTTGCGAATCTGGAATTCGTCAAAACTACAGCTAGATgtctaaataaaataaaactaccGTGACTTCGGACGTGAGTTTACCAAAACTCTCACCTAACACTTAGATGTTCAgtttgaaataataattaaatttttccGGACGCGTAATTTCATTGCAGTAATTAAACATTGTTTTGACATCGACATCTACCATTTTTCTCGGTGTTTGAAATTTCGGTTAGCAAAGCTTTCTATTTAAccgttaaatttaaaaaataacagaGAGGCTTTGTACGCATCTCCTGTATAAACAGCTGCTTTTTCTAATATGGCTACCCGTTTGCATTATTTGAGATGAGAAATTACTCAAAAGCTCTCTCTTCGGGAATACAGCTAGAAAGAGAAATGCCACTGCGAGACTGCGACGGATTCTCTCTTTCATTCCTCCGCATCGCTCGCTTCATCAGCGTGTCTGGCGAAAAGCATAGAAAATTTCGACtgatcaagctcaagctcattcAAGAAGTGAGCGTGCCACAGAGCAGACGTATTTTGCCAATGCGAAAGCGAGCGGCGTTATTCGCCAGTGAAAATTTCTGTTAAGTTATTGAAAGTTATACTTGTGTAAAATTGCACGAAATAAGTGCAAATAGTGTAGAAAGGTAAGtttgattgattttgatttgcaATAGGTATAAATTTTGTCTCTTAGATGCCTTGAGTAGTTAGGGAGCGCTAGGGCTACGCCACTCGGACAGAAAATTTAGCCGCCATGATGCTTTTTCACCACACTGCGGGAGTTGGCTTCGATTCGAGTGGAAGCGCAAAGTACAGCCGCGCAACAAGAAAAATCGATGTCGAGCTGTGGTGAGGGTGCAAAATGGCGGCTGGTTTCGAATGGAATGCTATGGCGagtcgaattttttttcgattggtcGATTTGCTGAATAGACGAAATGCTGAAGCAAAGTCGTATTCGGAAAAATGGCGCCtaatttatttttcgaaaattagaCAACTGTTGATAAACATGTTTTTCGATCAAGTTTGTTCCAACGCCAGTTTCTAGAATTTTCCACCAATGTTGGCTTTAGAGCTTGCGTAATGATTCAGTAGTTATTGCGCCGTAACATAATTCGATGcatattgaattttttcagattttctaTATATTCAGTGCTAGTAGAAATAGTTAGCTCGGGAAGATGAATTTTTAATAGAATCGTTTGTGGCTTCCAAAAATTTAAATGCATTACACTTCGTAACGGTTTTttaatatcattttttttacagtAATCAATCCACATGCCACAAGATGGCGGACGATGAACAGTTCTCGCTGTGTTGGAATAATTTCAACACAAATTTATCTGCTGGATTCCATGAATCCCTAATACGGGGCGATTTAGTGGACGTCACGTTGGCCGCAGAAGGTCAATTAGTTAAGGCACACAGACTCATCCTATCAGTATGCTCACCCTATTTCCGGAAAATGTTTACCCAGATGCCGGCGAACCAGCACGCATTCAGTAAGTATGAAATATGCATGGATAATTAAGGTCATTTTGATGCTCGGATAAATCGATGCGAAAAACATGCGCATTGGCGGAAAACTTGCAacatcatttttttctttttctttttttttttgtacagttTTCCTAAAGGATGTCAGTCATTCGGCGCTTAAGGATCTCATTCAGTTTATGTACTGTGGGGAGGTGAACGTGAAACAGGATGCCCTGCCAGCGTTTATCAGTACGGCGGAAGCACTGCAAATTAAAGGACTGACTGAAACGGTAGGAACATAACATGTGGTTTAAAATATATGATTctaacttgattttttttttattgttatgcAGGGAGAAAGTGCACCAACGCAACCATCGCCCGCCAAAGAAACCTCCCACATACCCTCGAGTGGGATGACGAGTATTCCGTCTACTGCGTCATCCCCGCGGGTGAAAACACTGCAGCGGAGTCGAATCCATTCGTACAAACTCGATTCGGACGACGGAAGCGATCATGAGAAAGTAGTACAAATCACAGCCACCTCCACTCCTGCCCCCGCTAGTAGTAGCAGTAGTGGTCCCAGTGCCACAATCGTTGCCACCCAGATAGCTGCTCCGCAACAGGTGCAAATCCTACAAGCACAACCAACCCAAAAACGAACGCTCCAACAACGGACTTCGACCATACCGCAAACGACACAGGTTATGAAACGAGCCAAACTGTCTGATCCACTCGATGCTGCCGAGTCCGCACAGGTTCAAGGGGTTCAGATTGTACAGCAAATTCCGCAAGCACAACAGCGAGTGGtctcttcggaaccggaatatGTAGAAATGCCAATCGAAACGATAAACCCTAAAGCTGAACCGGACTATGGCGATGACCCTTCAGAGGTGGAAGCGATCGATGCGGAAAACGAACAAGAACAGGCACTAGCGGAACAGGAAGCGGCTGAGCACGACCAGGAGGCTGACGATTCGGCTCACTATGTGGAAGATGAAACGTACGGTGATATGAGCAAATATGACGAAACTTACTTCACGGAAGGAGACGACGCAAAGGCCGGTGCTTCGGGATATGGCAGTGAATCGTACGCGGAAGGTGGTGCAGCAGCTGATCAAGCGGCACAAGGTAGGTGTACAAACTGTTGCTAGCAAACCGGGAGAATCAGTGGCGATTTCGCGGTGGTTGTTGTCGTACTAGAgcttgagttttttttaaacatattttcaGTTTAGTCACGAAACCTGATCTTTGCTTTCCTTCGTTTATGAGCAATTTTTAGGGCCTATCTCCCTTACACGATTACACTAAAACAAGAATGTCTAGGAAGGAATTGGAGGGGTtctgttattttatttttccaaacagtAAATTTGTGGGTTCATTCAGTATCGAGTGTGAATTTGTGAAAGTAGCAATTTATTTGAAGCATTTTCAATTCTAGTGAAATCAAAAACTAAGACCGTATTGTGAATACAAACATTTTAAGTTTTACGACTGTGTAGTAATTAGTGGTACAAGAAGTGATGAATGAACAAAATGAGATTTCGGAGCGGGATCAACAACACCAGGAGTTTAGCAAGGTACGTtttttaatagaaaaaaaaccccTCAGCAAGGATCAGGTGGATTAGGTTAAGAAACGCGTTTCTAGTTTCAATGTGAATGATTCAAAAATCGATAGGGGCAGGCCATGTACAGACAATCACTGCCAATACTTTTTCTCCCAGCAAACCAGAAAGTTTCGTTGCGCTTACTAGATTAGATTACCATGATGAGTTTGAAAAGCGTACGCCGGGCGCAGCGATTCGATATGGAATGCACCATTTTACTATCCAAAATGTTATTTTTAAATGATCACAATGTCCCTATTATGAAATTAAATTATATGAACATCTGTCATCTCTATATACGAAGTAGTGCAATTTCAAGTGAAACATGTTGGGTTTGAATAAACTCGCACTTGAAGGGCTCTACGGGTGTCAATGTCAAACGGGCGAACGTTTAACTCAGTCCGTATTGTGCGGGATCCCGTTGTCACAGTGGGTGATTTGTACATGAGCATGTACCAATTGCCaaattacattatttttgtAAGCATTAAACAAATATTTCCTTTGTTTAATGTGAGTGTATCGAATAGTGGAATAATACTTCTGAATTCATGGTTGATGGTAAGTATAGTACGCATACAAAGAATAATCAATTTTAGGAGAATGGATGATATAATTCAATGAGGAAAATTATGTTATTTCAAAATTGATAAGATGAAGAATGTCTGGTCCAGGACATTCTggtaaaaataaacaattcgATTCGGATTCTTCGCATCTTTAACTTTAAGCAGGTGGGTATGAATTTTCATTACTCTATTAGTTCATAAGAGTcccttaaaaatgtccttactttGCCGCAAATAAAAGATTGTCCACTTGTTTTCACTCCACCTTGGTCTCGGACATTGGATTACGAAACACCAAATTTGAGTAGAGAGCGTCATTGCGCTGCTAGTCAACTTTGGTGTGAAACTCATTTCCAGGCAAACCGAAACAAAATCAACACGAAGAAATCATCACGTAAGTAAATTCTCGTATTTAGAGGAAAACATCGTAGTAgggttattgtaccaatagtcatctcatcagtagagttgccatgttattttgccgattagtcgactttcaatcaacggatTGAAATAAAACCGgaaacaatatctttgcttaggCTCTAAGAAGTAtcgcaaaaaaaatatagttcgAAAATTATTCAGTACACTGCTGTTAAAGCGACATGAAAACTTGAAACGATTTAACCTATTTTCATGTTACCCTTAAGGTCAATCTATTGAAACGAGACAGTAGATCTTACTCTAAAGGTTTacgtatgagatgactactggagccgttACCCCTGTATGCTAATATTAGATTATGTAGCAGAATTTTTGTTTAATATTCTGTCGCACAAATCTTACAAAGAACACAGTCATGCAAGTAATTCAGCAAATTACTTCTAGTTTCAAAAGATTTGAGTAATTGCAGCAAGAGTGTTtcctttattcattcttttagtGCAATTCATAAATATTTGTATTGCAACCAAAAGCGCATCCAggggggtttaggggttcaaacctccTCCGAAACTTGAAAAAATATATTATGTAATGTAATCTGCTCTTTAaatatttaagtcaattatgAAAAGAATAATTTACAACAAACGACTTTATAACCCCAAAAATTGTTCAAGTAGTATAAATATTTCAATCGTATGGAAAAttatcaacatgttctgaaacgaaTCCCCccccacaatttttttttgggtacGCGCCTGATTGCAACAAATAACTTGTTAGTGTTCGCTTTAACGTTTTAAATGGCACTGAAAAATTACATTGTGCGTAAATACCGTTTGATTTTGAAATCAAGTGCTTACATTTAATCGTAATtattaaatttgttttaataGTAGGGTAAAGGTTATTAGCATATACtacgaagttttctgaaaaaaaaaacattggcccttattctgaataacgacgtattgatttttcgatcgaatcatagctacctttgattttgctagcgttatggggaatacaaatgaaatacgagggaaaaaacgatacgacgttattcagaataagggcgattgttTTGTCATCCTTCAATACGCAGTGTTCGAAAACAACCACAATTGCCTCGAAATTGTATTTACGCGTAGCATGCAAAACCGGCTGCGCATTTAAGGGTAAAAGCCacatttttattgaaattattgatcCCGTTGGCAATACATtgttcgatgaacattagattagGTTTTAAGTGCcaatgacagtttctttttcaAATATGGAATGttgctttatttttcgataatttcttcagtaaaaaatgacagttttaGTTATTCTATACAAATATAAGACAGctggtaataatcgaaagagaattaCGATCTAATACTCATTGAGACTGGCGTTTATCGTTctcattttaattttattaatatAATTTGCTCTCActatagtaaaaaaaattaacataatTACAAGTTCATCCAACAAACTTACTTTTTTTCTGAGGTGAAGTTCTCAAAGGCCCTTATTACTGTTCTCAATTTTACTTCACTTGACTTTATCTTTGAGGTGACTTCCGTAATAGAGATACGTTTACTTGTATTCGGTATAACAGCAGAAACTTGTATTCAATCGAAGAATCTATACATCGTTGTTCAGAAAGAGAACGATAATTGCAATAAACAATGC
This genomic window from Malaya genurostris strain Urasoe2022 chromosome 1, Malgen_1.1, whole genome shotgun sequence contains:
- the LOC131430224 gene encoding modifier of mdg4-like isoform X22, which produces MADDEQFSLCWNNFNTNLSAGFHESLIRGDLVDVTLAAEGQLVKAHRLILSVCSPYFRKMFTQMPANQHAFIFLKDVSHSALKDLIQFMYCGEVNVKQDALPAFISTAEALQIKGLTETGESAPTQPSPAKETSHIPSSGMTSIPSTASSPRVKTLQRSRIHSYKLDSDDGSDHEKVVQITATSTPAPASSSSSGPSATIVATQIAAPQQVQILQAQPTQKRTLQQRTSTIPQTTQVMKRAKLSDPLDAAESAQVQGVQIVQQIPQAQQRVVSSEPEYVEMPIETINPKAEPDYGDDPSEVEAIDAENEQEQALAEQEAAEHDQEADDSAHYVEDETYGDMSKYDETYFTEGDDAKAGASGYGSESYAEGGAAADQAAQGCYVKRMIGKFDIPRVEMEVAVFGRSQRGAKKLMYNGYEYVKDRDFTDSTNWRCSLFKRRKCRARAITKDIRGITYVRLTNGSHCHEVREYRKSQVEFLKYEYIPKS
- the LOC131430224 gene encoding modifier of mdg4-like isoform X48; its protein translation is MADDEQFSLCWNNFNTNLSAGFHESLIRGDLVDVTLAAEGQLVKAHRLILSVCSPYFRKMFTQMPANQHAFIFLKDVSHSALKDLIQFMYCGEVNVKQDALPAFISTAEALQIKGLTETGESAPTQPSPAKETSHIPSSGMTSIPSTASSPRVKTLQRSRIHSYKLDSDDGSDHEKVVQITATSTPAPASSSSSGPSATIVATQIAAPQQVQILQAQPTQKRTLQQRTSTIPQTTQVMKRAKLSDPLDAAESAQVQGVQIVQQIPQAQQRVVSSEPEYVEMPIETINPKAEPDYGDDPSEVEAIDAENEQEQALAEQEAAEHDQEADDSAHYVEDETYGDMSKYDETYFTEGDDAKAGASGYGSESYAEGGAAADQAAQGNIIYVLSKRGTKHLFYDGNTYTPNERPYPGQRTRTWKCTLYYRLKCRARIVTSETYGLPKLRVVVADHTHDKLFPHLSEKFHSLF
- the LOC131430224 gene encoding modifier of mdg4-like isoform X34 translates to MADDEQFSLCWNNFNTNLSAGFHESLIRGDLVDVTLAAEGQLVKAHRLILSVCSPYFRKMFTQMPANQHAFIFLKDVSHSALKDLIQFMYCGEVNVKQDALPAFISTAEALQIKGLTETGESAPTQPSPAKETSHIPSSGMTSIPSTASSPRVKTLQRSRIHSYKLDSDDGSDHEKVVQITATSTPAPASSSSSGPSATIVATQIAAPQQVQILQAQPTQKRTLQQRTSTIPQTTQVMKRAKLSDPLDAAESAQVQGVQIVQQIPQAQQRVVSSEPEYVEMPIETINPKAEPDYGDDPSEVEAIDAENEQEQALAEQEAAEHDQEADDSAHYVEDETYGDMSKYDETYFTEGDDAKAGASGYGSESYAEGGAAADQAAQVTAIPFCPPPLGERNPVPKVWYSFPLCYVMNRRGTMNLHFRGYIYIQKKRHNRTMNWVCNKSNSTQTSCKARVSTEGNGKIRFGVNWHNHGPVDVGDFM
- the LOC131430224 gene encoding modifier of mdg4-like isoform X4, encoding MADDEQFSLCWNNFNTNLSAGFHESLIRGDLVDVTLAAEGQLVKAHRLILSVCSPYFRKMFTQMPANQHAFIFLKDVSHSALKDLIQFMYCGEVNVKQDALPAFISTAEALQIKGLTETGESAPTQPSPAKETSHIPSSGMTSIPSTASSPRVKTLQRSRIHSYKLDSDDGSDHEKVVQITATSTPAPASSSSSGPSATIVATQIAAPQQVQILQAQPTQKRTLQQRTSTIPQTTQVMKRAKLSDPLDAAESAQVQGVQIVQQIPQAQQRVVSSEPEYVEMPIETINPKAEPDYGDDPSEVEAIDAENEQEQALAEQEAAEHDQEADDSAHYVEDETYGDMSKYDETYFTEGDDAKAGASGYGSESYAEGGAAADQAAQDQRRVTDDYRNNPADFELPDPILPGVSPFSSHRPIEKVIETKAKSKVANLIASTFSPDKPPKCRLLNKKPVAKPAGRKARPTLDLEEITSSETSHPMVIVPTIKGCVGLDHGGHHFVFHYARRSHKVFRCVWHSSHNCPAQIVAHDLKVYVVSDQHTHEQRSRFAGDVLGKMTLKDKS
- the LOC131430224 gene encoding modifier of mdg4-like isoform X26, with the protein product MADDEQFSLCWNNFNTNLSAGFHESLIRGDLVDVTLAAEGQLVKAHRLILSVCSPYFRKMFTQMPANQHAFIFLKDVSHSALKDLIQFMYCGEVNVKQDALPAFISTAEALQIKGLTETGESAPTQPSPAKETSHIPSSGMTSIPSTASSPRVKTLQRSRIHSYKLDSDDGSDHEKVVQITATSTPAPASSSSSGPSATIVATQIAAPQQVQILQAQPTQKRTLQQRTSTIPQTTQVMKRAKLSDPLDAAESAQVQGVQIVQQIPQAQQRVVSSEPEYVEMPIETINPKAEPDYGDDPSEVEAIDAENEQEQALAEQEAAEHDQEADDSAHYVEDETYGDMSKYDETYFTEGDDAKAGASGYGSESYAEGGAAADQAAQAYITTSTSATTTIPLDNPSVYYRNDLRDQLYPEAVQYIRSRRGHPLLIFRGYKFRRNGGCKEKGYWRCASFSKCPGRVTTVEGIIVKYHVHNHDPPFGKRTLVEVL
- the LOC131430224 gene encoding modifier of mdg4-like isoform X9, which translates into the protein MADDEQFSLCWNNFNTNLSAGFHESLIRGDLVDVTLAAEGQLVKAHRLILSVCSPYFRKMFTQMPANQHAFIFLKDVSHSALKDLIQFMYCGEVNVKQDALPAFISTAEALQIKGLTETGESAPTQPSPAKETSHIPSSGMTSIPSTASSPRVKTLQRSRIHSYKLDSDDGSDHEKVVQITATSTPAPASSSSSGPSATIVATQIAAPQQVQILQAQPTQKRTLQQRTSTIPQTTQVMKRAKLSDPLDAAESAQVQGVQIVQQIPQAQQRVVSSEPEYVEMPIETINPKAEPDYGDDPSEVEAIDAENEQEQALAEQEAAEHDQEADDSAHYVEDETYGDMSKYDETYFTEGDDAKAGASGYGSESYAEGGAAADQAAQVLFSETQYVMSTKGSPQLCIDGFTFTRHCVKEDTIYWRCTQFRALRCPARHRHRRSTNSLEVVCAKHNHGIMERRKRGTLKGLLLQRKISNQIKQPEEQQETAIIKPVRHQDDAFAAEYLLEEFDDVAMRK
- the LOC131430224 gene encoding modifier of mdg4-like isoform X13; translation: MADDEQFSLCWNNFNTNLSAGFHESLIRGDLVDVTLAAEGQLVKAHRLILSVCSPYFRKMFTQMPANQHAFIFLKDVSHSALKDLIQFMYCGEVNVKQDALPAFISTAEALQIKGLTETGESAPTQPSPAKETSHIPSSGMTSIPSTASSPRVKTLQRSRIHSYKLDSDDGSDHEKVVQITATSTPAPASSSSSGPSATIVATQIAAPQQVQILQAQPTQKRTLQQRTSTIPQTTQVMKRAKLSDPLDAAESAQVQGVQIVQQIPQAQQRVVSSEPEYVEMPIETINPKAEPDYGDDPSEVEAIDAENEQEQALAEQEAAEHDQEADDSAHYVEDETYGDMSKYDETYFTEGDDAKAGASGYGSESYAEGGAAADQAAQEYKIINSTGSVLNYRNSQKGRLQLSCDGFYYVKEKTVKQKEYWRCIYYTTKIKCHGRLHTINGEILHTTPHNHHAGLYKRADYSRLSEILIKSSEDEQKSNTIVIESIAKIKRTE
- the LOC131430224 gene encoding modifier of mdg4-like isoform X15 — encoded protein: MADDEQFSLCWNNFNTNLSAGFHESLIRGDLVDVTLAAEGQLVKAHRLILSVCSPYFRKMFTQMPANQHAFIFLKDVSHSALKDLIQFMYCGEVNVKQDALPAFISTAEALQIKGLTETGESAPTQPSPAKETSHIPSSGMTSIPSTASSPRVKTLQRSRIHSYKLDSDDGSDHEKVVQITATSTPAPASSSSSGPSATIVATQIAAPQQVQILQAQPTQKRTLQQRTSTIPQTTQVMKRAKLSDPLDAAESAQVQGVQIVQQIPQAQQRVVSSEPEYVEMPIETINPKAEPDYGDDPSEVEAIDAENEQEQALAEQEAAEHDQEADDSAHYVEDETYGDMSKYDETYFTEGDDAKAGASGYGSESYAEGGAAADQAAQVTEPTPPVGFQSRNVPELAFRTSRRKGSHLLVVNGITFFRNRQRSNKQYWKCNQYYKCKCPCTVIVNEHSSHITIKYEHNHALTVMAASGSTTGSNSSSSTAPPKVYQNKRTK
- the LOC131430224 gene encoding modifier of mdg4-like isoform X18 is translated as MADDEQFSLCWNNFNTNLSAGFHESLIRGDLVDVTLAAEGQLVKAHRLILSVCSPYFRKMFTQMPANQHAFIFLKDVSHSALKDLIQFMYCGEVNVKQDALPAFISTAEALQIKGLTETGESAPTQPSPAKETSHIPSSGMTSIPSTASSPRVKTLQRSRIHSYKLDSDDGSDHEKVVQITATSTPAPASSSSSGPSATIVATQIAAPQQVQILQAQPTQKRTLQQRTSTIPQTTQVMKRAKLSDPLDAAESAQVQGVQIVQQIPQAQQRVVSSEPEYVEMPIETINPKAEPDYGDDPSEVEAIDAENEQEQALAEQEAAEHDQEADDSAHYVEDETYGDMSKYDETYFTEGDDAKAGASGYGSESYAEGGAAADQAAQGTAAATVTMIESLDEPSIQFTKTQRGRIMLIYDGYKYVENRQSNKNVFWRCSKYVKFGCRATCVTSKNPADYPIRLAGSAHSHGPEKIYQNEKVASLSEQEINYRITRMR
- the LOC131430224 gene encoding modifier of mdg4-like isoform X12: MADDEQFSLCWNNFNTNLSAGFHESLIRGDLVDVTLAAEGQLVKAHRLILSVCSPYFRKMFTQMPANQHAFIFLKDVSHSALKDLIQFMYCGEVNVKQDALPAFISTAEALQIKGLTETGESAPTQPSPAKETSHIPSSGMTSIPSTASSPRVKTLQRSRIHSYKLDSDDGSDHEKVVQITATSTPAPASSSSSGPSATIVATQIAAPQQVQILQAQPTQKRTLQQRTSTIPQTTQVMKRAKLSDPLDAAESAQVQGVQIVQQIPQAQQRVVSSEPEYVEMPIETINPKAEPDYGDDPSEVEAIDAENEQEQALAEQEAAEHDQEADDSAHYVEDETYGDMSKYDETYFTEGDDAKAGASGYGSESYAEGGAAADQAAQDDVAFIMSPRGRLQLQINGHIFTRSQIRSKIIIWVCSQRRAHGCKARATTSKKPGENIISLRDDHSHSVITGRNPRRCSQKEKNVHQLKSLECDLMTESICAITEKLCQTNRKSV
- the LOC131430224 gene encoding modifier of mdg4-like isoform X8 — translated: MADDEQFSLCWNNFNTNLSAGFHESLIRGDLVDVTLAAEGQLVKAHRLILSVCSPYFRKMFTQMPANQHAFIFLKDVSHSALKDLIQFMYCGEVNVKQDALPAFISTAEALQIKGLTETGESAPTQPSPAKETSHIPSSGMTSIPSTASSPRVKTLQRSRIHSYKLDSDDGSDHEKVVQITATSTPAPASSSSSGPSATIVATQIAAPQQVQILQAQPTQKRTLQQRTSTIPQTTQVMKRAKLSDPLDAAESAQVQGVQIVQQIPQAQQRVVSSEPEYVEMPIETINPKAEPDYGDDPSEVEAIDAENEQEQALAEQEAAEHDQEADDSAHYVEDETYGDMSKYDETYFTEGDDAKAGASGYGSESYAEGGAAADQAAQEPEGEANKEERIAIFTTTMRGKDQLLYLGQPFVFEKLVVTTNSQSKRIWRCNQWWNQKCRARVFTIGNLITPLNRYHTHSDIVKRKRRVTKKKPVPFVLATSGGGSGDSSSKALDEDVAEYVVNCVAESPSYEDQKKLDLPDY